GTAACTGGTATTTCCTCCAGCCTACGGCCAGTCCTTTTGTGACGAGAACAAGCCTTCCTTATGCTCCTCACTGAGctcatccgtccatccatctatccttcCCTATCGCCCTCACTTTCCCTCATCctgtctgtcctgtctctcgCTCCCTCCCTCTGACACATACAGTGCACGAGCGCTCACACTTGGGGAGTCATGTTCTCATGACTGAACATGATTGACTCAGTGAATGAGGCATTAAAAACTCTAACACACTCGCTGCGGCCTGAGTAGCAGCTATAGATCACTGGGCAACAGCTTTGAAATACAATGAGGGGATTCAAAGTGCCTCTGGCCATGGCTATCTGCCATCTGGTCAGATCTTTGATACACAAAGTAGGTTGCTTGTTGAACCACATGGCGTGTTGTTTGTGACAAGCAGGTTCTTATTTTGTGACAGATCACAGATCAAAATAATGGCAACAACAAGTTGAGGACAGAGGATGCAGAGGAGCAAACACAGCTCATTGGATGAGTCTGATGACTGATACATTTACAACCGTTTGGCTGAAGGCGGTATTGATGGAAATACACGTTTCTGCATTTACGCTCAATGCATTAAGGTAGGGTTCTTAATAAAGCAGTTTAAGGACGCCCTTTGTAACAACCAAGCCACAGCAGGCTTATTGGCAGAAGAGGTTTTAATCAAAACTGAAACAACGTCCTTAAACagcattcttttctttttgaggCTTTAGCAAAAGTGTTTGTTCCTGTTCAAAACTGGAGCACGACGACACCCTAAATGAGCACAATAACACCCTGAATCATGACAGTAAAGAGACACAGGACTGAAAAATGACCTTGGTTGAGATGAGATCATTCATGTACTTCCGCAGCCATTCTGGTCATTAAACAGCCATTATGTTGAGAGTTCTTCCTCTGGTCCCTCAGAAACTCTTGGGATGGTTAAGTGCTAGAAAAAATCTGTGACATAGCTGCCCTCTCAGCAGGTGACCTTTCTCTTGTAGCTCAGATCCATGCATTCAGTTCAgagacagcagaagaagagtgtCCCACCGCACTTGTCCATCCAGCAGGATCCTGAACAACCTGCAGATTGTTAACACTGCTCAGTTCGAGATTTCTCTTTGCCATTAATCATGCCTCATCCACTCTCATGTTCAGGGATGACCTCCCCCGCTGGCTGAGTGTCAGTGGCGTGGGTGAGTGTTTGAAGTGGGATGGAGACAGACACACTTGGGATCGCGTCAGGAGGTGCCATTGGGCTATTTTCAGTGCGGCAAACTGGTCTGTGCTTTCCAGATTTGAcctagaattaaaaaaaagatggttAGAAAATCCCACCCATGGACTGAATGGGGCTCTTTTATGATGAGCTCATGACAGATGATAAATCTCCAAAGCGGAAATCATTACATTAGGTAGTAACACAGCCTCAAAGTACCACTGAATATTTGATGAGAAGTTGTTATCTTTACAAGAATTGCCTTCCAGGAAGTGCTCATAAAAATGAAGGCATTATCATGAATTAGACTGACCCCGCTGAGACCAAAACGGACACGAGTCAGTGTAGTTGATGAAAAACTAACCACCAAAGGAAGTTTTTTTGTGATGCGGGCACTTTTATGAAAACCAATAGAACCACTTAAACCTGGGTTACATACAGTCCACGTAACCCAGAATACATCCTCTCTGGATAAACAACTGTGAAAGGGATCCTAATAGAGTTTTCATTCTTAAAGTGACAGGAAACATGAACACCATGCTGAAACTGACAGGTCCTAGAAATTGCAATAAGTGCTCATTGTGGTATAaaattaagccatgcattttaaGTCGAACATAATTGACCTTTTGTGTATACATGCAATTATTTGCCCGAATAGAGTGCTGACTTGGTTCCCATGCaagcagtaaaagaaaaaaaggtaagcctttaaaagctcctgtgaggagttttaaactgGTTATCAACCTGGCTGAAACTAATACTGATGACTCTTTATGGCCCCTGAAAGCAatcaagaccatcagcaagagGCCGGTACGGTTACCTCTATCTAAAAACGTAATCTACACATGCATCTGACATGATTGGAAAACAGATAAAACGACCCGCTTTGATCACAGGGAATGCTAAGGTCACACAAAATGAAAGTGCCTCACAGTAGATTTGCTTTAAAACGGTATCCATCCATTCTAGCAGCTCTGTTAATTTGTGCATGTTTAAAACATATAAGAACATTTTGCCATTGAGATTTCTCCTCAGAGTTGGAGGACTAATGTGTGCAGTCTTAACTTACactttgttatttatttcatctAATACGTCTATTGTACCTTAATActattttcttccacttatctattatcattattattttattttgttatttatgtatgtatgtatgtatgtattattattgttattttttgtaattgttGAAAGGCCTTGTAATGGGTGGTGGGTGGGGAACGCTGTTGACATTCAGATGTGACAACTGATGTCTATTCTATATTTTTGTACCTTCTGTTGTATGTCACACTGCCTGTCTAAAATGTGGAAAATgttctacaaataaagttgaaaaaatagttggttttttttgccaTTGTCCAATATGAAAAATTAAGGATCATCCATTATCCAGGAGAAAGGGAAaaactgtatataaaaaatagaCGTTATCAGCTCATTTCCCAATAGCCATTAGGGCAAGAGTGCGCTGGCTGCAAAGGGGGATTTTGCCTGTATTGAATCAGAAGAAAAtaaccctcttttttttttttaaagttatgtttttggcctttttgccttttattagatagtacagctgaagagagacaggaaatgtggggagtagagagtgggggaagacatgcaggaaatggtcgactggctgggaatcgaacccgtgacccctgcgacgaggactgcagcctctgtacatggggtgcttagaccgctaggccaccagcaacccCGAAAATAACCCTCTTATTAGTTCATATGTGcactaaataaaacaattatctCACAAGTTTATAGATTCCTAGTTCTAAAATTAAAGACCCATTGAAAGCAATAACGATGATAGAGTTGGGTATGATTTTGGGCGAGGCTACTCTGTGATTGACAAGTTGCTAACATGGCAATCTGTCAGCCCAGTAGAGAGGTAACAATGTGTAATGTGGTCCCTTTTGGCCCCCacccacccccccaaaaaagagcaAGTTAGGGGACACACCAGACTCAAGGCTTTAAACAGCACTCCACAAACTAAACAGTGAAGTCCATGtcttatacacagtatatggctctgtgttataaaaaaacacTCTATATGTCTCTGTGCTCTGTATTTGAAGCTTAATATagacaggttaaaaaaaacacttccacACTGAGTTGGTCCGATCACTTACCAGCCAGACTAACATCACAACACAAGCTGTGAAGGGGATGAAAGCCAGAAGCAAAGGAGTTCTCTTCCACCAGCTGTAGTCACGACCCTTCTCCTGACCGCCTGGAAGAGAGAAATGTTATTGGAGATTCTCCTGACTACAGTTACACCATAGAAATCTTGAAATCTGATAGTGGCTGGGCTAATCCTCTTGATATTTATCGAACTAGTAGAGGGAATTCTAGCTTCGTTATAGGCACTTATCTTTACATGTGCACCTTTACCCCCTTGCTTTAATTCCCTTcttagaagaagagaggagtaaACACCAAAGCTGGTTCTATTAGTTCAAACTGCATGAGGCTTTTaatgcagcttttgatcatatAATTCCTCTAATTACCTGTATTGGCCGTGTGCTCAATGTTACATATCTGATTCCTGTTCCCAAATCAATATCCACACACAACCAGGCTTCAAAGCTGCTTTGACTTTGGTGGCATCCATtagaaattaaaatgcaaatgaatGACACACCTGGTTTTGGCTGTGGATTAAGGCAAGGTGGTGGCTTGCATGAGAAGCCGGATGTTCCTTGAGAGGCGGTGTTTAAGACATCTTTGATGTAGTCGAAGTAAAGACCAGACATTAAGCTCCCCTCTCTGTAGTGACACTGGAAGACTTGCATCGCTGTTTCCTGGGGgatcaaacaacaaacaagcaatCCTGAAATAACTGGATGATGcagttaatgtgcaaaacaggcCCGAAATATCTAAAACGCTGCATGCTTATTTGCACATCCATGCTACGGATTTGCTGTTTTTTGCAGCACTGCAAAGCCTCCTTTAATGATGTTATTATGTAAAACGTATATGCAGCACTAAGCTGCTGAGTGCTTACCAGTTCTTCATGGTCAAAAGTGAAGCGTAAACTCTTTAACATGGCGATAAAGACAATGATGTTTTCCTTGTTTGAGGAGATGGCACCGAACATGTCGGCCAGCTTCCGAAGACTCTGCTCCAAAGGATAGATGTTTAACACCACCCAGCACGTGCCAGCCTGGACATGAAGATGAAAACCCAATCACTTAACATTACAACACAGCTAActcttcagggtgagacaagacccctctgcGTAACATCAGGATCCTCCTCGCCCTGTCAGTATTCTAATTTGCAACCACTCGCATGCTATTTTACTTCTTTATACGTACCACTTCTTTGGGGATGTAACTAACAGGAATCTCATAATCAGAGGGGATATTCTGCTTCTGCAATAAAGGTAATGACAGAAAGATTGAAGAGGCATCAAATCACTGGTGTAAATAGCAGAAGACTGATTTCATACCAGGAGAATGGCTgtcaaaataagaaataaagtcTGCAGTCACTCAAAGTAACCTTACCAATAATGCCAGCTTGCTCACATCATCAGTAATTGGTGTCCCAAATTTTCCAGAGCAAAGATTTAGACTTGTAAAGACACTCAAGAGGAGACAAGGTGCTTTCAAGAtctgacaaacagaaaaaacaggtgaaacatttaaatacagaatATTTGAAGGACAGCACCTCTATCATTCTGTATTCAACACAGTAATAACAACACATATGTTGAGCTGTTTTTTACCTCACAGAGGATTTCAATGAACCCTGTTACACATTCACACTTGGAAAATCAAGTTAACAGACTTTCACTTATCACATTTCCTGACAGCAGGCATTTGTGATTTTCCTCATGCTCCCCCAAACATGCAGCTAAATATGTGTTACTCTTCTAATTATCTCTGTGTATTTAATGTGCATGACTTGTGCtacaaaaaggaggaggaagattcaTATTAAAGGACAGTACTGCAAGTCTGTgtgcatttaaaacacaatatatataaacctggggggacagggccttctctgttgctgcccccaccctctggaaccctctcccccaacacctcagattctctctctcactcaccaaattcaaatccggactcaaaacacacctttttacaaaggcttttaaactataattgattgattttgtttgttttgttttgttttattgtttcttgttttgttttattttgctgccttgtttttctctgcttttttttgcactgttttcctttgcttttctattgtataattttattttcctgtaaagcgcttggagaatcttttaaagcgcttttataaataaaatgtattattattattatttattattataaaacacaGAACTGCATAAAAAATACGTCTGACATCAATAATCTTGAATTTAGGAAAGGagtgtacatttttttcttaaacatggtattaaaatataattattttgaTTATGTTATCAAGGACTATCTGTGTTCCTTTCAAAAATTAAATATCTTTAAGTATTTGACTGTTAGTAAGagaaaaactgaagacatcatTGACTCTGGGAAAACGTCAAGgccatttttcagttttttactgaataaatatttcattaaagcaTAATCAGCTCATTAACTGGGAATTAATTGTTAGTTTA
Above is a genomic segment from Notolabrus celidotus isolate fNotCel1 chromosome 21, fNotCel1.pri, whole genome shotgun sequence containing:
- the LOC117805109 gene encoding uncharacterized protein LOC117805109, which produces MRKKILKAPCLLLSVFTSLNLCSGKFGTPITDDVSKLALLKQNIPSDYEIPVSYIPKEVAGTCWVVLNIYPLEQSLRKLADMFGAISSNKENIIVFIAMLKSLRFTFDHEELETAMQVFQCHYREGSLMSGLYFDYIKDVLNTASQGTSGFSCKPPPCLNPQPKPGGQEKGRDYSWWKRTPLLLAFIPFTACVVMLVWLVKSGKHRPVCRTENSPMAPPDAIPSVSVSIPLQTLTHATDTQPAGEVIPEHESG